Genomic window (Acropora muricata isolate sample 2 chromosome 11, ASM3666990v1, whole genome shotgun sequence):
TGTGTTGTTTCGAAGGTTCTGCATACATCACATCGATTGACATAATTTTTTAGGGCTGCTGTCATTCCTGGCCAATAGACACTTTCTCTGGCACGTCTCAAACAACCTTCTATGCCAATGTGCGATGGGTGTAATCTGGCAAGGACTTCAGGCCTGAGGGATATCGGGATTAAACATCGATCTCCCTTGAATACGATTCCTTCTTCAACTGAGAGCTGGTCACATACATCAAAGTATGGCGTGACTTGGACAGGAAGATCAGCTTTGGTTTCAGGCCATCCGTTCTTGATAACTTTCTGGAGAGCTTGAATTGAGCTGTCTTTCAGACTTTCTCTGCAGAAATTCTCCAGGCTAGCGCTGTGGATAGGGAGAAAGTCGACCATCCGTATTTCCTCGATTTCTTGCTCAATGGATAGAACTTCATCGTCCCTGCTTAGCGGTGCTCTTGAAAGTGTGTCTGCTAAGTACATGTGCAGGCCTGGTTTGAAATATATCTCCAGGTCATATTCCTGTAGGAGAAGGAGCATTCTTTGGAGACGCTTGGGAGCAGCCACGAGAGGTTTTTGGTAGATTACTTCTAGTGGTTTGTGATCGCTTTCAACAAACACTTTTCGACCGTAAGTGTACTGGTTGACTTCTCTGCTCCAAACACAATTGCTAGTAACTCCTTCTCAATCTGTGCGTAGTCGCGCTCTGTATGCGTTAGTGAGCGGGACGCATAGGCTACTGGCTGGCCATTTTGTAATAGTGTGGCTCCAAGACCAGTGTCTGAGGCGTCGCATTATAGCACAGTATCCTCTGCGGGATTGAAGTATCTTAGGACAGGTGCCTGCGTGGCTACTTGCTTGATCCTTAGGAATGCATTTTCATGTTCCTCGTTCCAGTGCCACTCCGAATCCTTGCGAGTTAGTTGCCGAAGAGGCTCGCAGATGTCCGCCAGCTTTTCCAGGAATCTTGTGAGATAGTTCGCTAGGCCCACAATCCTTTGAACACCTTTCACATCGCTTGGTTGACTCATTTTTTGGATGGCTTCTATCTTGGATGGGTCTGGCTTTAGGCCATCTTTCGTTAGTAAGTGACCGACATAGGGAACTTCAGACATCCTcagtttgaatttttcttttttgagctTCACCCCTTTTTCTCTGCATCTTGCCAGGAGGGCTAGCAGATTCTTGTCGTGATCTTTGACAGCCTCTTGTAGAGTGTCACCTTCACCGGTGATGAGAATGTCATCTGCGACCGTACATACACCTGGAAGGCCTTCAATTGCTTGATCTAGGCAGTGTTGGAAGTATTCCGGCGCAGGGGAGATGCCAAATGGTAGTTTGAGCCAGCGGTAACGTCCAAATGGAGTGCCAAAGGTTGTGAGGTAGCTCGAAGCTTCATCCAATTCCACGTGCCAAAACCCATTTTTTACGTTACAGACGCTGAATACCTTGGCCTTTGACAAGTCTGGTAATAGATCATCAATGACTGGAAGAGGATAGTGGCTACGCTTCAATGCTTTGTTGAGCGGCTTCGGGTCAATACAGCCTCTCAACTTGCCGTTCGGTTTCTGGACTACCACTAGACTTGACACCCAATCTGTTGGCGTGTCGACTGGTTTGATGACTCCGATTTTTCACAGACGAGCTAGTTCTTCTTTTAGTCTCGGCTTCATTGCCACAGGTATTCTTCTCACAGGCTGCCTGACTGGTTCTATCATGTCATCGATCTCTAAGTGAAGCTTTTTCTCTAGTCTTCCTTCTCCATTGAAAACATCATGGAATTGGGTTGAAATCTGATCCATTGTGAGGCCACGTGCTTCGGTTTCCTTTTCAACGGAAGCGATGTTTTCGTAATGCACTTCAACTAGCTTCATTTGCTGAACTGTTTTGGACCCTAACAGTGGAGTGCACGCCTCATTAATGACCACAAAGTCCGCTTTGTGTTCTTCGTTTAACTTGGGATTTAATAGAGGCACTCAACATTTGCCTATTGTTTGCATTCTTGTGccattaaacatgtttaaaactTGTGTGCCTGGGTGACCTGACATTCTTTGGGCAGTATGTTTTTGCTAATAACATTGCATGTCAACTTGGAAGCGAACCGGTTGACCTCCGACTTTCATCGTCGCGAAGATCTTTGATTTGAAAGATGAGCTGTCAAGGTTGTTGACATATTCTTCTGAGCCTTCGAGAGTGAGAGTGAAGCAGTATTCCTCGTCGCTTGAATCGTTCTTTCCTCTCTTTTTTAGGGCTAGGATTTTCTTGCCTGCACACATTCGCCAGGTGATTTGCTTTGCCACATTTCGTGCGTTCCTTTCCAAACGCAATGCATTTACCACGCGATC
Coding sequences:
- the LOC136889348 gene encoding uncharacterized protein, which produces MLLLLQEYDLEIYFKPGLHMYLADTLSRAPLSRDDEVLSIEQEIEEIRMVDFLPIHSASLENFCRESLKDSSIQALQKVIKNGWPETKADLPVQVTPYFDVCDQLSVEEGIVFKGDRCLIPISLRPEVLARLHPSHIGIEGCLRRARESVYWPGMTAALKNYVNRCDVCRTFETTQQKENLHQHEVPDKPWSKVATSGKLIEWNPVQRQKLSFPS